CCCAACCCTCTGGGGTAGACAAATCGCCCCCCTTACAAACTATCGATGCCATAGTCAATGCGGCATCATCTATGTCATCGGGGTTAGGTTCTTTGCCCGGCTCGGTACTCAAACGGAACTGCTCCCACCGCGACGGCATAATCTGCATCGGACCAACCGGAACATCGCGGGTACTGTCACCATCAGTTTCGCCGCCGTCAGTATCCGCTACTATCGCTTCCGGCCCCAACGCGGTACCCAAACCACGAAGCGCAACGGTAGTAACACCGTCCTCAGCCACCTGCGACCCTTGCGCCTCACCATGATCAGACAACACCTTGCCCAAAGCAGCCATCGTAGGCCAGCCCACCTGGCACCCCGATTCCTGCTGGACCGTCCACGCCGCAAAAGCATAGGAGCGAAGCGCACGCTCAGGCACCCCGTACGGTTCAGAACGCTCTGCCGCCCAAACCGAAAACTGCTCGACCTGCTCCACCGATTCCGGTTCCGGGACCTCTACCCGCGCGGCGCAAGAGGCGAGAAGAAAACAACCTGGAACACCGACAGCACACAGCCACACTCGGCTTCGCATACGACCTACCTATCGACCTTGCTGAAATCATGCGCAATCGTAGCCGCGAGCTGATCGTACGCCTCTCTCGTCGAGCGGGCCAGCAGGTCAAGATCAACACTGCCCCCCTCCGCGAGGTGCGCATCGAAAGGAATGACATGCACCGCACGCGTCCTAGCCCGGAAGTGTCCAACCAGCCGCTCTAAGTCAATCGCTGAACGCTGCTGCGGTGGGGACGATACAACCACGACCGAATTAGCAGCCAACTGTTCATAGCCGTGAAGGTTTAACCAATCCAAAGTCGCGGCAGCGGACTGAGCACCGTCCAGTGCAGCAGAGGTAACCAATACGAGGGTATCTGCAAGATCCAAAACCCCGCCCATAGCCGAGTGCATTAGACCCGTACCGCAATCGGTCAAGATGACGCTATAGTGGCGCCGCAGAATAGAGATCGCTTCGCGGTAATCACTTTCGCTAAATTCCTCAGACACCGCAGGATCACGCTCAGAGCCGACGACCTCCAACCGCGACTTCGCCTGAGTCGTATAGGACTTCACTTGAGAATAACTGGAGGTATCCTCAGCCGCGAGCAGATCACGAATCGTCGCGGAACCGGGTGCAGCAACCCGCTGGGCAAGAGTTCCCAGGTCAGGGTTAGCGTCGATAGCCACCACCCTGTCACCCCGCGCCTCAGCTAATACTCCTCCCAACACAACAGTGGTGGTGGTCTTCCCCACCCCACCCTTCAAAGACATCACCGCAATGCGGTAGTCCCCTTTCAACGGCGTACGGATCCGCTCAAGCATCGCCTCTCGCCGCAGCTCCTTTTCAGAATCTCCCAGGTCGATGAGGCCGAAGGACAAAGTGTAGAGCATTTTTCGCCACCCACCGCGAGGCGCGCGCTTCGCCGGACTCACAATGTTGGACTGGTCGAGCGCAACCGGGGGAGTCAAATCAAAAGGGCGGGACTCAACGGGCGCGGCACGAGAAACCACAATCGGCCCAACTGGCTGACTGCTTCCACCGTCCCTGCGACGGTGAACACCCCCTCCGCCCCGCAAATCCTCCGGCACCATTGACGTCGGCGCCCCAGAATGTGACCTACCCCCAAAGGTTTGCTCATCCCTGCGCGTTTCGGGTGCAGACGCTGCCGGCTTCCACTCTTTCCAGACGGTGCGCCGAAGCGGCCTTTCACTCTCGGGGGCCTTAGCGCTCTCGGGGGCCTTGGCGCGCTGGGGGGCCTTGGGGCTCTGGGGGGCCTTAGGACTCTCGGGGGCCTTAGCGCTCTGGGGGGCCTTGGGGCTCTCGGGGGCCTTGGGGCTCTGGGGGGCCTTAGGAAACCCCGGATCAGACGTTGCCTTAGGTGCCAAGGAAGCGCGCTCGGTCGGCTGCGTCTCATCCGGGGACGGCGCTGGTTGCGCGGGCGATACCCTATCGGTGTCTACCCGCAACCACGCCGGGACGTTCTGAGAAGCTTTCTTGTCGTGCATGGTGGCGTGGATTCCCGTCAATTCTTGCTCGGCTATTGTGGACGCATCTTATCCTATAATTGTCCGCGACCTTGTCGCACCTATTACTCAAGGCAGGACTCACGTGGATTTTTCCTTCCCGGCGCGCGCTGTGCAGCGACTGAAGTGGGCCGACGTGGTTGCGCAGGCTCAACGCAACCCTCCCCGGGAAACCGACCGGGCCACTGTCGTGGCCGTAGCGGCGTTCGATGACCAAATCCTGTCCTCACCAGTTTCGGCAATCATCGGCGTCGTCATGAATGCCGTGGCACAGCAGCCAGTAGCAGTCGTCGATGCCGACGGCGTTAACCAGCCGATGCGCAGCCTACTTGGAGCTGGGCCCGACGGAGATATGGTCGGGCTTGTGCAGTCGCCTGCGGAACACATGAGTCGTCGGCAAGTAGAGCACTACGTCGACCAGAACGGACTGGTGCCTGTGCTTAGCACATGGACAGATGGGCCAGGCACGATCACACCTGAAGTCCTAGACACAGCGGTCAACCGCGTATCGCACAGGTGGCCGTCGGTAGTTGTGGATCTACCTTTCACCTGTCCTGCGGAGACAATTACAGCGGGCACTGCGCTGGCCAAACACGTGGTTTTGGTCACGGATAGACACCACCAAGATCACCGTTGGCTCTACCGGCCTGGCCACCACCTCTACGACCTTGCCAGCCAGGGGCGGGTGACGGTTGCCATGTACGGGGCACGGGCAAACGAGCAACTGCCAGCAGATGCTTGCGCGCTTCCGTGGCTTGACGTCAGTTCAACTGCACGTGAGAGAATCCGACTCCCTCTGGACCCGGAGTCGCTAACTTTGTACCAGCGGCTTCTTTCACGCATCTACCCGTAGACACGAAATCCTGCGGTTGTATCTACGTAGTCGCCCAATAGTAGGAAAAGACTCCTTGAGCAGCGAGAATCAGTGGGATAATAGCCAAGCAGGCGACGACGTCGGCGGCAGATAAAACGCGGGCAAGGCGAGCTTCTTGCAACTCGTCAGGTTCCCACCGGTGAAGGAGGGAGAGGATCACCGCTGCTAACGCAACCACCGCAAGCGCTGCAATCCACGCGCCGCCGGGTGCGCCGCTGCCCGGCGCGAACCAAGCCGCTGTTGAATGTGGTTCCCATCCGTTAGCGGACCACACGACGAGAGATCCCGCAAGCAGCGCAACCCCGAAAATGCCGGTGGTGAGCAGGGGAGCAATAATGCGGGCGTCAGCAAAACCGTTTGCCCGCAGAAGAACGAGCGGACATAACAGTGCGACAATTACGCCATGCTGCCAATAGGGGCTCGTGGAAAGGGTGAAAATGATCGCCCCGCTGACCGCGGTAGCGCCCCAAACGATCCCGCGGCTGACCGCTTCACTGCGGCGAGCCTTCGCGCGGATGACGCTGCGTTGAACTTGCTCACCGGTGTCATTGATACGAAGCAACGTAGCCAACCCCGTGGAATTGATAGCTAAAGCAGGCGCAGCGATCAAAACAAGGACGGGAAGCCACGCTCCCCATGCACTGAGCGCGTAAAGATTAGCACCTAACGCGGTCGCCGCAGCCGCGGCACC
The Corynebacterium sp. BD556 genome window above contains:
- a CDS encoding MinD/ParA family ATP-binding protein, producing MLYTLSFGLIDLGDSEKELRREAMLERIRTPLKGDYRIAVMSLKGGVGKTTTTVVLGGVLAEARGDRVVAIDANPDLGTLAQRVAAPGSATIRDLLAAEDTSSYSQVKSYTTQAKSRLEVVGSERDPAVSEEFSESDYREAISILRRHYSVILTDCGTGLMHSAMGGVLDLADTLVLVTSAALDGAQSAAATLDWLNLHGYEQLAANSVVVVSSPPQQRSAIDLERLVGHFRARTRAVHVIPFDAHLAEGGSVDLDLLARSTREAYDQLAATIAHDFSKVDR